One Skermanella sp. TT6 genomic window, CCGATGAAATAGATCCCGACGACCATCCCCGGCAGTCCGCCGGCCCAGAATCCTAGCGTCAGGCAACCGGCGGACGGCACGGCGAGACACTGCGCCAGCAGGGGACGGCGGATCAGCGCCTCCGCCATGGGCGCGAAACCGCCGCGCCGGAGCAGGTCGGCGCCTCGACGGCGCACCCCCGCGCGCAGTTTCGCCGGGATCGTTCCGATGGAGACGGGACTGTAGGGGCGATCAATGTCGGAATTGAATTTTCCGAGATCCCCGGTTCCGTCCGCCAGAAGTGCCGAATTCATCGTGATCGACATGATCACCTCCCACGTTCATTTGGCTTTCACTGGCAAGAACGCGGAGATCGGCTCCTTCATCCGTATGCAGGCGGGACGTTTTTCACGATGTTTAGGGGATCATTACTTCGTTGGCGGCAACTATCTTTTCGGCCGTTTTGCCGGTCAGGATCGCCGTCCCAGGGTCATGTCGTCCTGCCTGACCACCGAGAAAGTGGCCGACATGGTGTCCAGGCGATAATGGACGGCCGTCAGCGCCCCGTCGCGGCAGGTCAGCCGGATCTCCTGCGGCGGGACGGGAACGTTCCGCCGGAAGAACGGTCCTGCGGACCCCGTGTCCAGGAATTTCGGCAGGTGGAGCACGTCGCCGAGCTTCATCACCGTGTCGATCGAGCCGCCCAGGGATGGATCGAAGCGGAGAAGAACGCCCGTCCCCGCCCCGGGTATGGCGATCGGGCCGACCAGCAGCGGGACATGGGACGCCTGCTCCTGAAGCGCGCGCAGCGGCAGGTAGAACGGCGGCTCGGCCGGTGCCACGCCGCAGGATGTCGCGACCACGCGCGTGCGCTCGACGGATCGCCGCTCCCCGATCCAGTAGCCGGCCGCGAAAGCGGCGGATATCGCCAGGATCCCCGCGGCGAGCCCGCGACGGGACAGGGTCATGGACCCGATCTTCGGTAAGCGTCCCATGTTCTGCCTCGATCCCACGCAAAGGAGGGCAGCCCGCCGAGCCGCCCCGTTCCTCCCCCGGCGCCGGCCGCCGTCAGTCCACCGGAGCGGGTCCGCCCGCCGTCCGCCCGTTCCGGTTGGCCTCCGTTATCTCGGAGGCGATCGCCGCGATCTGCGCGTCGCTCGTCTTCGCGACGACCGCGTAGCTCAGCGTCGTGTCGCTCCAGTAGCCCAGGGTCATGTCGTCGCGCTGCCCCAGCTTCAGCCCGGTATTGCCCTGGTACCGGTGGGGAGCGATGGTCAGGGTCACGCGGTGCCCGACCTGGTCCTCGTAGACGAGATGGGCGAGCGGTCCCTCCTTGGTGCCGAGCAGGCGCCCGGCGACGAAGTCGATGCTCAGCGCCTTCAGGGACGGGATCGTGACCGTCTGACCGAGCTCGTCCGACAGCCAGGAGGCCATCTGGACCGGATGGGTCGGATCGATGTCGGCCGGACGGATCGGCTTGTCGGCGAAGACGAGGTGCGCGCCGGCCGCCTCGGCGACATATTCCGGCATCGGTCGGGAAACCTCGGCATAGAGCATGTGTCCTCCCCAGCCGGAGGCGACGAACAGGACCGCCGCCGCCGCCCGGCGCAGCCAATCGCCCGCGGCGGGGCGTTCGCGGTGCGCGAGCTTGGCGGCGAGCTGGCGCTCGAGCTGGAGCGTCCGGAACGGGCTCTCGCCGGCCGGGATGGCGGCGAGCCCGGCGCGCAGCAGGCGCTTCTGCTCGACCACGGCCTCGAGGTGCGCCCTGTCCACGGGGTCGCCCGCGAGAATCGCCTCGACATGGGCCTCCTGCTCCGGCGAGAGCTGGCCGTCGACATAGGCGTTCAAGTCGAAATCATTGATCGCGGGCTTCATTGGCAGCCTCCAACTATCCGGAGCCTCACGCTTTTTGCACCCTCCATGGCACGGCGCAGCGCTTCCCGTCCGCGCGCGATGCGGGACATGAAGGTTCCCAGCGGCACGTTGAGGATTTCGGCGGCATCCTTGTACTTCATGTCTTCGAGCGCCATCAGCAGGATCGCCTCCCGTTGCGAATCCGGCAGTTCGTCCAGCGCGGCGAGGACCTGCCGGACCTCGACCCGCAGCGACTGCGTCGCCTCCGCCACCGGGTCCGCCAGGGTGGCCGCGGCG contains:
- a CDS encoding anti-sigma factor family protein; this encodes MKPAINDFDLNAYVDGQLSPEQEAHVEAILAGDPVDRAHLEAVVEQKRLLRAGLAAIPAGESPFRTLQLERQLAAKLAHRERPAAGDWLRRAAAAVLFVASGWGGHMLYAEVSRPMPEYVAEAAGAHLVFADKPIRPADIDPTHPVQMASWLSDELGQTVTIPSLKALSIDFVAGRLLGTKEGPLAHLVYEDQVGHRVTLTIAPHRYQGNTGLKLGQRDDMTLGYWSDTTLSYAVVAKTSDAQIAAIASEITEANRNGRTAGGPAPVD
- a CDS encoding sigma-70 family RNA polymerase sigma factor; protein product: MARQSTLETLHEHVVSLRRFALVLTRNRDDAEDLVQETLTRAIAGIDSYQSGTDLRAWLFRIMNNAHISAARKRQVRDSAAATLADPVAEATQSLRVEVRQVLAALDELPDSQREAILLMALEDMKYKDAAEILNVPLGTFMSRIARGREALRRAMEGAKSVRLRIVGGCQ